In Canis lupus familiaris isolate Mischka breed German Shepherd chromosome 9, alternate assembly UU_Cfam_GSD_1.0, whole genome shotgun sequence, a single window of DNA contains:
- the SLC25A39 gene encoding solute carrier family 25 member 39 isoform X1, translating to MADQDPGAISPLQQMVASGTGAVVTSLFMTPLDVVKVRLQSQRPSMASELMPPSRLWSLPYAKLPSSLQSTGKCLLYCNGVLEPLYLCPNGARCATWFQDPTRFTGTMDAFVKIVRHEGTRTLWSGLPATLVMTVPATAIYFTAYDQLKTFLCGRALTSDLYAPMVAGALARLGTVTVISPLELVRTKLQAQHVSYRELGACVRAAVAQGGWRSLWLGWGPTALRDVPFSALYWFNYELVKSWLSGLRPKDQTSVGMSFVAGGISGTVAAILTLPFDVVKTQRQVALGAVEAVRVTPPRADSTWLLLRRIRAESGTRGLFAGFLPRIIKAAPSCAIMISTYEFGKSFFQRLNREQPLGP from the exons ATGGCTGATCAGGACCCTGGGGCTATTAGCCCCCTCCAACAAATGGTGGCTTCAGGAACTGGGGCTGTGGTCACCTCCCTCTTCA tGACACCCCTGGACGTGGTGAAAGTACGCCTGCAGTCTCAGCGCCCCTCGATGGCCAGTG AGCTGATGCCTCCCTCCAGACTCTGGAGCCTCCCCTACGCCAAAT tgcCCTCCTCTCTCCAATCCACAGGGAAGTGCCTCCTATACTGCAATGGTGTTCTGGAACCCCTGTACTTGTGTCCAAATGGTGCCCGCTGTGCCACCTGGTTTCAGGACCCTACCCGCTTCACTGGCACCATG GACGCTTTTGTGAAGATCGTGAGGCACGAGGGCACCAGGACCCTGTGGAGTGGCCTCCCAGCCACCTT GGTGATGACTGTGCCAGCCACTGCTATCTACTTCACTGCATATGACCAACTCAAGACCTTCCTTTGTGGTCGAGCCCTGACTTCTGACCTCTACGCACCCATGGTGGCTGGTGCCCTAGCCCGCT TGGGCACCGTGACTGTGATCAGCCCCTTGGAGCTGGTGCGGACAAAGCTGCAGGCCCAGCATGTGTCCTACCGGGAGCTGGGCGCCTGTGTCCGAGCAGCTGTGGCTCAGGGTGGCTGGCGCTCGCTATGGCTAGGCTGGGGCCCCACTGCCCTTCGGGATGTGCCCTTTTCAG CCCTGTACTGGTTCAACTATGAGCTGGTGAAAAGCTGGTTGAGTGGGCTCAGGCCAAAAGACCAGACATCCGTGGGCATGAGCTTTGTGGCTGGCGGCATCTCAGGGACG GTGGCGGCCATCCTGACTCTACCCTTCGACGTGGTGAAGACTCAACGCCAGGTCGCGCTGGGAGCGGTGGAGGCTGTGAGAG TGACGCCCCCACGAGCCGACTCCACCTGGCTGCTGCTGCGGAGGATCAGGGCTGAGTCAGGCACCAGGGGGCTCTTTGCAG GCTTTCTCCCAAGGATCATCAAGGCCGCCCCTTCCTGTGCCATCATGATCAGCACGTATGAGTTCGGCAAAAGCTTCTTCCAGCGGCTCAACAGAGAACAGCCTCTGGGCCCTTAG
- the SLC25A39 gene encoding solute carrier family 25 member 39 isoform X2, translated as MADQDPGAISPLQQMVASGTGAVVTSLFMTPLDVVKVRLQSQRPSMASELMPPSRLWSLPYAKWKCLLYCNGVLEPLYLCPNGARCATWFQDPTRFTGTMDAFVKIVRHEGTRTLWSGLPATLVMTVPATAIYFTAYDQLKTFLCGRALTSDLYAPMVAGALARLGTVTVISPLELVRTKLQAQHVSYRELGACVRAAVAQGGWRSLWLGWGPTALRDVPFSALYWFNYELVKSWLSGLRPKDQTSVGMSFVAGGISGTVAAILTLPFDVVKTQRQVALGAVEAVRVTPPRADSTWLLLRRIRAESGTRGLFAGFLPRIIKAAPSCAIMISTYEFGKSFFQRLNREQPLGP; from the exons ATGGCTGATCAGGACCCTGGGGCTATTAGCCCCCTCCAACAAATGGTGGCTTCAGGAACTGGGGCTGTGGTCACCTCCCTCTTCA tGACACCCCTGGACGTGGTGAAAGTACGCCTGCAGTCTCAGCGCCCCTCGATGGCCAGTG AGCTGATGCCTCCCTCCAGACTCTGGAGCCTCCCCTACGCCAAAT GGAAGTGCCTCCTATACTGCAATGGTGTTCTGGAACCCCTGTACTTGTGTCCAAATGGTGCCCGCTGTGCCACCTGGTTTCAGGACCCTACCCGCTTCACTGGCACCATG GACGCTTTTGTGAAGATCGTGAGGCACGAGGGCACCAGGACCCTGTGGAGTGGCCTCCCAGCCACCTT GGTGATGACTGTGCCAGCCACTGCTATCTACTTCACTGCATATGACCAACTCAAGACCTTCCTTTGTGGTCGAGCCCTGACTTCTGACCTCTACGCACCCATGGTGGCTGGTGCCCTAGCCCGCT TGGGCACCGTGACTGTGATCAGCCCCTTGGAGCTGGTGCGGACAAAGCTGCAGGCCCAGCATGTGTCCTACCGGGAGCTGGGCGCCTGTGTCCGAGCAGCTGTGGCTCAGGGTGGCTGGCGCTCGCTATGGCTAGGCTGGGGCCCCACTGCCCTTCGGGATGTGCCCTTTTCAG CCCTGTACTGGTTCAACTATGAGCTGGTGAAAAGCTGGTTGAGTGGGCTCAGGCCAAAAGACCAGACATCCGTGGGCATGAGCTTTGTGGCTGGCGGCATCTCAGGGACG GTGGCGGCCATCCTGACTCTACCCTTCGACGTGGTGAAGACTCAACGCCAGGTCGCGCTGGGAGCGGTGGAGGCTGTGAGAG TGACGCCCCCACGAGCCGACTCCACCTGGCTGCTGCTGCGGAGGATCAGGGCTGAGTCAGGCACCAGGGGGCTCTTTGCAG GCTTTCTCCCAAGGATCATCAAGGCCGCCCCTTCCTGTGCCATCATGATCAGCACGTATGAGTTCGGCAAAAGCTTCTTCCAGCGGCTCAACAGAGAACAGCCTCTGGGCCCTTAG
- the SLC25A39 gene encoding solute carrier family 25 member 39 isoform X3 — protein sequence MVFWNPCTCVQMVPAVPPGFRTLPASLAPWVMTVPATAIYFTAYDQLKTFLCGRALTSDLYAPMVAGALARLGTVTVISPLELVRTKLQAQHVSYRELGACVRAAVAQGGWRSLWLGWGPTALRDVPFSALYWFNYELVKSWLSGLRPKDQTSVGMSFVAGGISGTVAAILTLPFDVVKTQRQVALGAVEAVRVTPPRADSTWLLLRRIRAESGTRGLFAGFLPRIIKAAPSCAIMISTYEFGKSFFQRLNREQPLGP from the exons ATGGTGTTCTGGAACCCCTGTACTTGTGTCCAAATGGTGCCCGCTGTGCCACCTGGTTTCAGGACCCTACCCGCTTCACTGGCACCATG GGTGATGACTGTGCCAGCCACTGCTATCTACTTCACTGCATATGACCAACTCAAGACCTTCCTTTGTGGTCGAGCCCTGACTTCTGACCTCTACGCACCCATGGTGGCTGGTGCCCTAGCCCGCT TGGGCACCGTGACTGTGATCAGCCCCTTGGAGCTGGTGCGGACAAAGCTGCAGGCCCAGCATGTGTCCTACCGGGAGCTGGGCGCCTGTGTCCGAGCAGCTGTGGCTCAGGGTGGCTGGCGCTCGCTATGGCTAGGCTGGGGCCCCACTGCCCTTCGGGATGTGCCCTTTTCAG CCCTGTACTGGTTCAACTATGAGCTGGTGAAAAGCTGGTTGAGTGGGCTCAGGCCAAAAGACCAGACATCCGTGGGCATGAGCTTTGTGGCTGGCGGCATCTCAGGGACG GTGGCGGCCATCCTGACTCTACCCTTCGACGTGGTGAAGACTCAACGCCAGGTCGCGCTGGGAGCGGTGGAGGCTGTGAGAG TGACGCCCCCACGAGCCGACTCCACCTGGCTGCTGCTGCGGAGGATCAGGGCTGAGTCAGGCACCAGGGGGCTCTTTGCAG GCTTTCTCCCAAGGATCATCAAGGCCGCCCCTTCCTGTGCCATCATGATCAGCACGTATGAGTTCGGCAAAAGCTTCTTCCAGCGGCTCAACAGAGAACAGCCTCTGGGCCCTTAG